In Vibrio sp. FE10, the following are encoded in one genomic region:
- a CDS encoding outer membrane beta-barrel protein, with product MKKTLLALALLGASSTAMADSWLYGGVMGGQSSFAGEDENAVGIHVGTGILPLIGVEAGYWDLGSFDNVSYGNRAKQGVDVSTAYLAIKPSIDFGPLHVYAKGGLHSYEVKGDNFKQDDVDVMFAVGAEYFIFGPLSVGASYQNFKMKDDDAGVFSLNATIHLL from the coding sequence ATGAAAAAAACGTTATTGGCACTAGCACTGCTAGGTGCATCTTCAACAGCAATGGCTGATTCTTGGTTATACGGTGGTGTTATGGGCGGTCAAAGCTCATTCGCTGGTGAAGATGAAAATGCGGTGGGCATCCACGTAGGTACAGGCATCCTGCCACTAATCGGCGTTGAAGCGGGTTACTGGGATCTAGGTTCTTTCGACAACGTTAGCTACGGTAACCGTGCTAAACAAGGTGTTGACGTAAGCACAGCTTACCTAGCGATCAAACCAAGCATCGACTTCGGTCCTCTACACGTATACGCGAAAGGTGGTCTTCACTCATACGAAGTGAAAGGCGATAACTTTAAGCAAGACGATGTAGACGTAATGTTTGCAGTTGGCGCTGAATACTTCATCTTCGGTCCACTATCTGTAGGCGCTAGCTACCAAAACTTCAAAATGAAAGATGACGACGCAGGCGTTTTCTCTCTAAACGCAACTATCCACTTACTGTAA
- a CDS encoding TetR/AcrR family transcriptional regulator, giving the protein MFGFSCKGDKQGIFGCKGVLSKKQQSIADREVELMLLAKDLVREQGFGNLTMDKLTAASCYSKGTIYNHFCSKEDVVLALCIHSLKAEALMFARSGEFEGNTREKIVALHVAYRIYARMEPVLSTCAIMAKSPWVLEKASSARVTEMNELEELVIEQADSMVNQAVEAGDLKFSSGVGSDAIVFANWSIAFGSNALSQNASNSHCIKRLQDPYSVLHNANMLLDGLNWQPLSSDWDYRKTWRRVEQELFSEEITYLESVGR; this is encoded by the coding sequence ATGTTTGGCTTTAGTTGTAAAGGCGATAAACAAGGTATCTTTGGTTGCAAAGGCGTGTTGTCTAAAAAGCAGCAGTCTATCGCAGACCGAGAAGTAGAATTGATGTTGTTAGCAAAAGATCTGGTTCGAGAACAAGGGTTCGGAAACCTCACGATGGATAAGCTGACGGCCGCGAGCTGCTATTCTAAAGGTACGATATACAATCACTTTTGCAGCAAAGAAGATGTGGTTTTGGCTTTGTGTATTCATTCTTTAAAGGCCGAGGCATTGATGTTTGCTCGCTCTGGAGAGTTTGAAGGCAACACACGTGAAAAGATCGTCGCACTGCACGTTGCTTACCGAATCTATGCTCGCATGGAACCGGTATTATCAACCTGTGCGATCATGGCGAAAAGCCCGTGGGTACTAGAGAAAGCGTCTAGTGCACGTGTAACCGAGATGAACGAACTGGAAGAATTGGTGATTGAACAAGCTGATTCTATGGTTAACCAAGCAGTAGAAGCGGGTGACCTAAAGTTCTCTTCTGGTGTGGGTTCAGATGCCATCGTGTTTGCAAACTGGTCAATCGCATTTGGTTCAAATGCCTTGTCACAGAACGCATCAAACAGTCATTGTATCAAGCGGTTACAAGACCCGTATTCAGTATTACATAACGCGAACATGCTTTTAGACGGCCTAAATTGGCAACCCCTTTCTAGCGATTGGGATTACCGCAAAACTTGGCGTCGTGTAGAACAAGAACTGTTCAGTGAAGAAATCACCTACTTAGAATCAGTAGGTCGATAA
- a CDS encoding efflux RND transporter permease subunit, translating into MSASAGFLRHNYDESSQMETVMEHDSQKPNLANSSDSMSNPDSTSNLDSTKKTDLDSQSSNSGQQAHNLDNSWHSIPTKRSFIVLLVVFSIIMLSAFGAKNLYFRGDYNIFFEGTNKQLMAFDEIQTTFAKTDNLAIVVAPEDGNVFTPETLTLIQNLTVDAWQIPYSSRVDSLANYQHTEAVEDDLLVEDLLYEEYEHTQERIAKVKQIALNEPLLKNALVSASGDVTIVNVTVQLPEVDKTAEVQEVIAAINTMIAKYQADYPSVEFHKAGIIAMNNAFMMSAQEDSSTLVPLMLLVVLVFLTFMLRSFFSVVATLVVIISSIVATMGLSGWAGMFLSTATVNVPTLVLTLAVADCVHVIVTMRQAMQRGMEKAQAIQYSIKLNAMPILITSVTTAIGFLMMNMSDSPVLRDFGNLSALGVMIACFLSVTMLPALLKLLPVKSLPANPLAADKVTFMDKLGDFVVTNRKALLPISTLVIVGAAALIPLNKVNDESVKYFDTSSEFRQAADFMEETVSGMTTISIAVKTNESQAIADPVFLQAIGDFTDWLRVQPETDHVATLSDVYMRLNKNMHGDDDSYYQLPLNRELAAQYLLLYEMSLPYGLDLNNQINVDKSSIKMVLTVDNLGSVELVEFEERIYSWFAANASQYEVVASSPSLMFAHIGETNMASMLSTLPITLVLISGLMIFALRSVRLGVISLVPNIAPAIIGFGLWALISGEINLGLSVVVTLTLGIVVDDAVHFLSKYQRARMEGKSAEEAVRYAFHTVGRALWITTVVLVAGFSVLAMSSFRLNSDMGLLSAIVIFIALVVDFILLPSLLMIFDKQTHYEPKSSAKAQSTPSNPAGELTTSTK; encoded by the coding sequence TTGTCAGCTTCGGCTGGCTTTTTAAGACACAACTATGACGAATCGTCACAAATGGAGACTGTGATGGAACATGACAGCCAGAAGCCCAATTTAGCTAATAGCTCTGATTCAATGAGTAACCCTGATTCAACTAGTAACCTTGATTCAACTAAAAAAACCGATTTAGACAGTCAATCGTCCAACTCAGGTCAACAGGCTCATAATCTAGATAACAGTTGGCACTCAATACCGACCAAGCGTTCGTTTATCGTTTTGCTGGTGGTTTTTTCAATCATCATGCTTTCTGCTTTTGGTGCGAAGAACCTCTACTTTAGAGGGGACTACAACATCTTCTTCGAAGGCACCAACAAACAGTTGATGGCGTTCGACGAAATCCAAACCACCTTTGCGAAAACCGACAACCTCGCGATTGTCGTCGCACCTGAAGATGGCAATGTCTTCACCCCAGAAACCCTTACCTTAATTCAAAACCTCACGGTCGATGCGTGGCAGATCCCGTACTCAAGCCGTGTCGATTCCCTTGCCAATTATCAGCATACCGAAGCCGTTGAAGATGACTTGTTAGTTGAAGACTTGTTGTACGAAGAATACGAGCACACACAAGAACGAATCGCCAAAGTAAAACAGATCGCCCTCAACGAACCTCTGCTTAAAAACGCACTAGTGTCAGCCTCTGGTGACGTGACCATTGTTAACGTCACCGTGCAATTGCCTGAAGTGGATAAAACTGCCGAAGTGCAAGAAGTGATCGCGGCTATCAATACTATGATCGCCAAGTACCAAGCCGATTACCCGAGCGTCGAATTCCATAAAGCGGGCATCATTGCCATGAACAACGCCTTTATGATGTCGGCTCAAGAAGACAGCTCAACGCTTGTGCCGTTAATGCTGCTGGTGGTATTGGTGTTCCTGACCTTTATGTTGCGCTCGTTCTTTAGCGTGGTGGCTACCTTAGTTGTGATTATCTCTTCGATTGTCGCGACCATGGGGTTGTCTGGGTGGGCAGGGATGTTCCTCAGCACCGCAACGGTTAATGTTCCAACCTTGGTATTAACGCTTGCCGTTGCCGATTGTGTTCACGTGATTGTGACCATGAGACAAGCGATGCAGCGCGGCATGGAGAAAGCACAAGCCATTCAATACAGCATTAAGCTTAATGCGATGCCGATCTTAATTACTTCGGTGACCACCGCGATTGGCTTCTTGATGATGAACATGTCGGATTCTCCAGTATTGCGCGACTTCGGTAACTTGTCGGCATTAGGCGTGATGATTGCGTGTTTCCTCTCTGTGACCATGCTTCCTGCGCTGTTAAAACTGTTGCCAGTTAAGAGCTTGCCAGCAAATCCGTTAGCGGCAGATAAAGTGACCTTCATGGATAAGCTCGGTGACTTTGTGGTGACCAACCGCAAAGCACTGCTGCCTATTTCTACTCTAGTAATCGTTGGTGCTGCGGCGTTAATTCCGTTGAACAAAGTGAATGATGAATCGGTGAAGTATTTCGATACCTCAAGCGAATTCAGACAGGCTGCAGACTTCATGGAAGAGACCGTAAGCGGCATGACCACCATCAGCATTGCGGTCAAAACTAACGAATCTCAAGCGATTGCTGATCCTGTGTTCTTGCAAGCGATTGGTGACTTTACCGATTGGCTACGCGTACAACCAGAAACCGACCATGTGGCCACGCTTTCCGATGTCTACATGCGTTTGAATAAGAACATGCACGGTGACGATGACAGTTACTACCAACTGCCACTTAACCGTGAACTTGCCGCGCAATACCTACTGCTTTACGAGATGTCTCTGCCGTATGGCTTGGACTTGAATAACCAGATCAACGTCGATAAATCATCGATCAAAATGGTACTCACCGTCGATAACCTCGGCAGTGTGGAATTGGTGGAATTCGAAGAGCGTATTTACTCGTGGTTTGCAGCTAATGCATCTCAGTATGAAGTAGTCGCGTCGAGCCCATCGTTGATGTTTGCTCACATTGGCGAGACCAACATGGCGAGTATGCTCTCGACTCTGCCTATCACCTTAGTGCTTATCTCTGGCCTGATGATCTTCGCATTACGCTCGGTTCGCTTGGGTGTGATCAGCCTAGTGCCAAACATTGCCCCTGCGATTATTGGCTTTGGTTTATGGGCGTTGATCTCAGGTGAAATCAACTTGGGTTTGTCGGTCGTGGTCACGCTCACACTGGGTATCGTGGTTGATGATGCAGTGCACTTCTTGAGTAAATACCAACGCGCCAGAATGGAAGGGAAATCAGCAGAGGAAGCCGTTCGTTACGCGTTCCACACAGTTGGCCGCGCATTGTGGATCACCACCGTTGTACTTGTGGCTGGTTTCTCTGTACTAGCGATGTCGAGCTTCAGACTCAATTCCGACATGGGCTTACTCAGCGCGATTGTGATTTTCATTGCGCTGGTGGTCGACTTCATCTTGCTACCAAGCTTACTGATGATCTTCGACAAACAGACTCACTACGAACCAAAGTCATCCGCTAAAGCTCAATCCACCCCGTCTAACCCAGCAGGCGAACTGACTACTTCGACCAAATAA
- a CDS encoding outer membrane lipoprotein-sorting protein — translation MKIVKQTLVTTLFAFSSLTVGAVLAFPALADPAKGLEIAEQRKAVDVGWGDSVATMEMLLRNKQGESSTRLMRLKSLEVDDDGDKGLTIFDEPRDVKGTAFLNHSHITNSDDQWLYLPALKRVKRISSRNKSGPFMGSEFAYEDLSSFELGKYTFNYIEDAKIEGVDTFVLEQVPTDKNSGYTMQKVWLDQQYYRPIQVEFYDRKGALLKTLSFQDYKQYLNQYWRAHTMAMQNHQTGKSTVLTTTDLAFQTGLKDKDFQKNTLKRVK, via the coding sequence ATGAAAATCGTTAAACAAACTCTCGTTACGACACTATTTGCTTTCAGTTCATTAACCGTGGGTGCGGTATTAGCTTTCCCAGCGTTAGCAGACCCTGCGAAAGGCTTAGAAATTGCCGAGCAACGCAAAGCGGTCGATGTCGGGTGGGGCGATTCTGTCGCGACCATGGAAATGCTACTTCGCAACAAACAGGGTGAAAGCAGCACACGCCTAATGCGATTGAAATCATTAGAAGTCGATGACGATGGCGACAAAGGCTTGACCATTTTTGATGAGCCGCGCGATGTAAAAGGCACGGCTTTCCTAAACCATTCACACATCACCAATTCCGATGACCAATGGTTGTATCTGCCTGCATTGAAACGTGTAAAACGCATCTCTTCACGCAACAAATCTGGCCCGTTTATGGGCAGTGAATTTGCTTACGAAGATTTGAGCTCGTTCGAGTTAGGAAAGTACACCTTCAACTACATTGAAGACGCCAAAATTGAAGGTGTCGATACCTTTGTTTTAGAGCAAGTTCCGACCGATAAAAACTCCGGCTACACCATGCAAAAAGTATGGCTAGACCAACAATACTACCGCCCAATTCAGGTTGAGTTTTACGACCGTAAAGGCGCATTGCTGAAAACCTTGTCGTTCCAAGACTACAAACAGTACCTAAACCAATACTGGCGCGCTCACACCATGGCGATGCAAAACCATCAAACAGGGAAGAGCACCGTATTAACCACAACAGATTTGGCGTTCCAGACGGGCCTTAAAGACAAGGACTTCCAAAAAAACACACTGAAACGTGTTAAGTAA
- the hrpA gene encoding ATP-dependent RNA helicase HrpA, whose translation MTSSPEKADNNKNAAQPSSPQNEAKSNKPASNRPAKQLKAKQPKANQSKAKPADHSAAANTKASQNSPASLRKALNECMMRDRFRLSKRIAGASRIKNEQSKNVVFDEIALDIAKSMMTANQRASHKPTIEYPEILPVSQKRDDIAKAISENQVVIVAGETGSGKTTQLPKICSELGRGRFGLIGHTQPRRLAARSVANRIAEEMETQLGDFVGYKVRFNDQISDNTQIKLMTDGILLAEIQHDRFLSQYDTIIIDEAHERSLNIDFIMGYLRELLPKRPDLKVIITSATIDPERFSKHFNNAPIIEVSGRTYPVDTRYRPLGGDESDSDRDQIEGIFEAVDELCDEGQGDILIFMNGEREIRDTADSLSKRNLRDTEIVPLYARLSAGEQNRIFQSHTGRRIVLATNVAETSLTVPGIKYVIDPGTARISRYSYRTKVQRLPIEPVSQASANQRKGRCGRVAEGICIRLYSEEDFESRPEFTDPEILRTNLASVILQMTALGLGDIQAFPFVEAPDKRNIQDGVRLLEELGAIATAEPAANKNKNQGDDKKKLTAIGRKLAKLPIDPRLARMVIEAPSNRCLHEVMVIASALSIQDPRERPSDKQQSSDDKHKRFFDKESDFITFVNLWDYVKQQQKELSSNQFRKQCKQDYLNYLRIREWQDVYFQIHQAMRELDTKLNTEPGSYDGIHMSLLSGLLSHIGMKDQEKNEYQGARNARFHIFPASGLFKKQPKWIMSAELVETSKLWGRVIAKIQPEWIEPLAKHLIKRSYSEPHWSKKQAAVMAHEKVMLYGIPIIPKRLVNYGAIDATVSRELFVRSALVEGEWETKHAFFKQNRKLLQEVEELEHKSRRRDILIDDDELFDFYDQRVGEEAVSGRHFDTWWKKTSQKTPELLNFEKSMLFRGDASHVTDLDYPNFWHQNGIKLKLSYQFEPGDDNDGVTVHIPLPILNQIDQNGFDWQIPGLRQELVISLIKSLPKTLRRNFVPAPNYADAFLARVTPLEAPLLDSLEKELRRMTGVEVVRDDWKLDQIPEHLKVTFRAVDHRKRKLKEQKDLHELKESLKDKVQETLSKVADDDIEQQNLHTWSFGELPKVYQQKRGGYDVKAFPALVDTKDSVEIKLFETEQEQISAMKSGQRRLILLNVPSPIKYLHSNLPNKSKLGLYFNPYGQVLDLIDDCIACGIDKLIEEKGGLVWEPEQFEALKEHVRAELGDSVVEIAQQVETILTTAFSISKKLKGRVDLSMAFALSDIKAQVEGLIFKGFATECGWKRLPDILRYMKAIERRMEKLPIDPNKDRLHMIKVESVMNDYKELLNKIPKGIAVPENVKEVRWMIEELRVSFFAQQLGTPYPVSDKRVKNAIDAC comes from the coding sequence TTGACTTCGTCTCCGGAAAAAGCAGACAACAACAAGAATGCAGCACAGCCAAGTTCTCCACAGAACGAAGCGAAATCGAATAAGCCTGCATCGAACCGACCTGCTAAGCAATTAAAAGCTAAACAGCCAAAAGCTAATCAATCAAAAGCTAAACCTGCCGATCATTCAGCAGCAGCCAATACAAAAGCATCTCAAAATAGCCCAGCCTCTCTTCGTAAAGCGCTCAACGAATGTATGATGCGCGATCGCTTCCGTCTGAGTAAGCGAATTGCTGGTGCGAGTAGAATTAAAAACGAACAATCTAAGAACGTTGTCTTCGATGAGATAGCGTTAGATATTGCCAAGTCAATGATGACGGCAAATCAGCGAGCCTCGCACAAACCAACCATCGAATACCCAGAGATTCTCCCTGTTAGCCAAAAGCGCGATGATATTGCGAAAGCCATTTCTGAAAACCAAGTGGTTATCGTGGCGGGTGAAACGGGCTCGGGTAAAACCACTCAGTTACCAAAGATTTGTTCTGAGCTTGGCCGTGGCCGCTTTGGCTTAATTGGTCACACTCAGCCTCGTCGTCTTGCGGCTCGTTCAGTTGCAAATCGTATCGCGGAAGAGATGGAAACACAGCTGGGTGATTTTGTTGGTTATAAGGTTCGTTTTAACGACCAAATTTCTGATAACACGCAAATCAAATTGATGACCGACGGTATTCTACTGGCGGAAATTCAGCATGACCGTTTCTTAAGCCAATACGACACCATCATCATCGATGAAGCTCACGAACGTAGTCTGAATATTGACTTCATCATGGGTTATTTGAGAGAGCTTCTGCCAAAGCGTCCTGACCTTAAAGTCATCATTACATCGGCGACCATCGATCCAGAGCGTTTCTCGAAGCACTTTAACAATGCACCGATCATTGAAGTATCAGGTCGAACGTACCCTGTAGATACCCGTTACCGCCCATTAGGTGGTGATGAAAGTGATTCAGATCGTGACCAAATCGAAGGCATCTTTGAAGCGGTGGATGAGCTTTGTGATGAAGGGCAAGGCGATATCTTGATCTTCATGAACGGTGAGCGTGAAATTCGTGATACTGCCGATTCATTAAGTAAACGTAACCTGCGTGATACTGAGATTGTTCCGCTTTACGCGCGTCTTTCTGCGGGCGAACAGAACCGAATCTTCCAGTCTCATACTGGTCGACGCATCGTTCTGGCGACCAACGTGGCTGAAACCTCATTAACCGTTCCTGGCATCAAGTATGTAATCGACCCGGGTACGGCGCGTATTAGCCGTTACAGCTACCGTACTAAAGTACAACGCCTACCGATTGAGCCTGTATCTCAAGCGAGTGCGAACCAGCGTAAAGGTCGTTGTGGTCGTGTTGCGGAAGGTATCTGTATTCGTCTGTACTCTGAGGAAGATTTCGAATCACGCCCAGAGTTTACTGACCCTGAAATCCTTCGTACTAACCTAGCATCCGTTATCCTTCAGATGACAGCGCTAGGCCTAGGCGACATTCAAGCATTCCCATTTGTTGAAGCGCCAGATAAGCGCAACATTCAAGATGGTGTAAGACTGCTTGAAGAGCTTGGTGCGATCGCAACAGCTGAACCCGCTGCAAACAAAAACAAGAATCAAGGCGACGATAAGAAGAAGCTAACGGCAATTGGTCGCAAGCTCGCTAAGCTGCCGATTGATCCACGTCTAGCGCGTATGGTGATTGAAGCGCCAAGCAACCGCTGTCTGCACGAAGTAATGGTAATTGCTTCTGCATTGTCGATTCAAGATCCGCGTGAGCGTCCGTCAGACAAGCAACAATCGTCTGACGATAAGCACAAGCGCTTCTTCGACAAAGAGTCTGACTTCATCACGTTTGTGAACCTATGGGATTACGTTAAGCAGCAACAAAAAGAGTTGTCGAGTAACCAGTTCCGCAAACAGTGTAAGCAAGATTACCTGAACTATTTACGTATCCGTGAATGGCAAGATGTGTACTTCCAAATTCACCAAGCAATGCGTGAATTGGATACCAAATTGAATACAGAACCGGGTAGCTACGATGGCATTCACATGTCTCTGCTATCAGGCCTGCTTTCGCACATAGGTATGAAAGACCAAGAGAAGAATGAATATCAAGGTGCTCGTAATGCGCGCTTCCATATCTTCCCTGCGTCTGGCCTATTTAAGAAACAGCCTAAGTGGATCATGTCTGCTGAGCTGGTAGAAACCTCAAAACTTTGGGGGCGTGTTATCGCCAAGATTCAGCCTGAATGGATTGAACCACTAGCGAAACACCTGATTAAGCGCAGCTACAGCGAACCTCATTGGTCGAAGAAGCAAGCGGCCGTAATGGCACACGAAAAAGTGATGCTTTACGGAATCCCAATCATCCCGAAACGTTTAGTGAACTACGGAGCGATTGATGCCACCGTCAGTCGTGAGTTGTTCGTGCGCAGCGCATTGGTTGAAGGTGAGTGGGAAACCAAACACGCCTTCTTCAAACAGAACCGTAAGCTACTGCAAGAAGTCGAAGAGCTAGAACATAAATCGCGTCGTCGTGACATCTTGATCGACGATGATGAACTGTTCGACTTCTATGACCAACGTGTTGGCGAAGAAGCGGTTTCAGGCCGTCACTTTGATACATGGTGGAAGAAGACCAGCCAGAAAACACCAGAGCTGCTTAACTTCGAAAAGTCGATGCTGTTCCGCGGTGATGCAAGCCATGTTACTGATCTGGATTACCCGAACTTCTGGCATCAAAACGGTATCAAGTTGAAGCTGAGCTACCAATTTGAGCCGGGCGACGACAACGATGGTGTAACGGTACACATTCCGCTGCCTATCTTGAACCAAATCGACCAGAACGGTTTTGATTGGCAGATCCCTGGCCTACGTCAGGAACTGGTGATTAGCCTAATCAAGTCACTACCTAAAACGCTACGCCGTAACTTTGTGCCTGCGCCAAACTACGCGGATGCGTTCTTGGCTCGTGTGACACCGTTAGAAGCGCCGTTGTTGGATTCTCTTGAGAAAGAGCTGCGCCGTATGACAGGTGTGGAAGTAGTACGTGATGACTGGAAGTTAGACCAGATACCAGAGCACTTAAAGGTAACATTCCGCGCTGTAGATCATCGCAAGCGTAAGCTGAAAGAACAGAAAGATCTGCATGAGCTGAAAGAAAGCCTGAAAGACAAGGTTCAAGAAACGCTTTCTAAAGTGGCAGACGATGACATCGAACAGCAAAACCTGCATACGTGGAGCTTTGGTGAGTTACCAAAAGTCTACCAACAGAAACGTGGCGGCTACGATGTTAAAGCCTTCCCAGCGCTGGTGGATACTAAAGACAGCGTAGAGATCAAACTGTTCGAAACCGAGCAAGAGCAGATCTCGGCAATGAAATCGGGTCAGCGTCGTTTAATCCTGTTGAACGTGCCATCGCCGATCAAATACTTGCACTCGAATTTACCGAACAAATCTAAGCTTGGTTTGTACTTCAACCCATACGGACAGGTTCTCGATTTGATCGATGACTGTATCGCTTGTGGTATTGATAAGCTGATTGAAGAAAAGGGCGGTTTGGTTTGGGAGCCAGAGCAGTTTGAAGCACTGAAAGAACACGTACGTGCAGAGTTGGGCGACAGCGTAGTTGAGATTGCTCAACAGGTTGAAACCATCCTAACTACCGCATTCAGCATCAGTAAGAAGCTGAAAGGGCGTGTTGACCTTTCAATGGCATTTGCGCTTTCAGACATCAAAGCTCAGGTAGAAGGTTTGATTTTTAAGGGGTTTGCCACAGAATGCGGGTGGAAACGTCTGCCGGATATTCTACGCTATATGAAAGCCATTGAGCGTCGTATGGAAAAACTGCCGATTGACCCGAACAAAGATCGTCTTCATATGATCAAAGTTGAGTCAGTAATGAACGATTACAAAGAGCTGCTTAATAAGATTCCAAAAGGGATCGCGGTTCCAGAAAATGTAAAAGAGGTGCGTTGGATGATAGAAGAGCTTCGTGTAAGCTTCTTCGCACAGCAGCTCGGTACGCCTTACCCAGTTTCAGATAAGCGTGTTAAAAACGCTATTGATGCTTGCTAA
- the pheS gene encoding phenylalanine--tRNA ligase subunit alpha: MQHLEEIIANATTAIDTADSLVALDEVRVQYLGKKGELTLQLQSLGKLPPEERRTAGQEINKAKGAVQQAIAARKDALQRAELEAKLAEETIDVSLPGRRIENGGLHPVTRTVERIEQFFGELGFSTESGPEIEDAFHNFDALNIADDHPARTDHDTFFFNPDLMLRTHTSGVQIRTMENGKPPFRFIAPGRVYRNDYDQTHTPMFHQVEGMLVDENVNFAQLKGILNDFLCNFFEEEVEVRFRPSFFPFTEPSAEVDVKRKDGKWLEVLGCGMVHPNVLRSVGIDPEKYSGFAFGMGVERLTMLRYGVNDLRAFFENDLRFLKQFK, from the coding sequence ATGCAACATCTAGAAGAGATCATTGCTAATGCAACGACTGCTATTGATACAGCAGATTCGTTAGTCGCACTTGATGAAGTGCGAGTTCAGTATTTAGGTAAGAAGGGTGAACTAACTCTTCAACTACAAAGCCTAGGTAAACTTCCACCTGAAGAGCGTCGCACTGCTGGTCAAGAGATCAACAAAGCGAAAGGTGCTGTTCAACAAGCGATCGCAGCTCGCAAAGACGCACTACAACGTGCAGAGCTTGAAGCGAAACTAGCTGAAGAAACTATCGATGTGAGCCTACCAGGTCGTCGCATTGAGAACGGTGGTCTTCACCCAGTTACTCGCACAGTTGAGCGTATCGAACAGTTCTTTGGTGAGCTTGGCTTTAGCACTGAGTCTGGCCCTGAGATCGAAGATGCATTCCACAACTTTGATGCACTAAACATCGCAGACGATCACCCAGCTCGTACTGATCACGATACTTTCTTCTTCAACCCTGATCTAATGTTACGTACGCACACTTCTGGTGTTCAAATCCGTACGATGGAAAACGGCAAACCGCCATTCCGCTTCATTGCTCCGGGTCGTGTTTACCGTAACGACTACGATCAAACTCACACGCCAATGTTCCACCAAGTGGAAGGTATGTTAGTTGATGAGAACGTAAACTTCGCACAACTTAAAGGCATTCTTAACGATTTCCTTTGTAACTTCTTTGAAGAAGAAGTTGAAGTGCGTTTCCGTCCTTCATTCTTCCCGTTCACAGAGCCTTCAGCTGAAGTTGACGTGAAACGTAAAGATGGCAAATGGCTAGAAGTTCTAGGCTGTGGCATGGTTCACCCTAACGTACTTCGCTCTGTTGGCATCGACCCTGAGAAATACTCTGGTTTTGCATTCGGTATGGGTGTAGAGCGTCTAACGATGCTTCGTTACGGCGTAAATGACCTTCGTGCGTTCTTCGAGAACGACCTTCGTTTCCTTAAACAATTCAAGTAA
- a CDS encoding GGDEF domain-containing protein yields MNSFNWDKNFETGIGVVDEQHQYLVGFINHYGNLLSENTISIDDMSAALLDLTRYAEFHFKEEESLMRERGVYDLHIEEHIKVHRVFMQDIYSMQAFILEEDQASARQLLDFLIHWLAYHILGIDQNMARQVAAIEEGATPQQAFEAEEKQQDSSTIPLLAALKGLFEQVSERNKQLLRFNQVLEDKVEERTAELKRANKKLEELSLTDSLTKLPNRRCAFKQLALHWQESKEFGMPLVCIMIDADHFKRINDTCGHDAGDLVLKTLANELKNRFRNDDIVCRLGGDEFLVICPDTDLNGGMHIAETTRQKVSELEVETGNQAWIGSISVGVAEMTQEFETMNELIKAADESVYLAKDAGKNSVCSIQI; encoded by the coding sequence ATGAACTCATTTAACTGGGATAAAAACTTTGAGACAGGCATTGGTGTTGTCGATGAACAGCATCAATACCTTGTCGGTTTTATCAACCATTACGGAAACCTGTTGTCGGAGAATACGATCTCTATCGACGACATGAGCGCTGCTTTACTTGATCTCACACGTTATGCCGAATTTCATTTTAAAGAAGAAGAATCTTTGATGAGAGAGCGTGGCGTTTATGATTTACACATTGAAGAACACATCAAAGTGCATCGTGTGTTTATGCAAGACATCTACAGCATGCAAGCCTTCATCTTGGAAGAAGATCAAGCGTCAGCACGTCAGTTACTGGACTTCCTCATCCATTGGCTTGCTTATCACATCCTTGGCATCGACCAAAACATGGCGCGACAAGTAGCCGCGATAGAAGAGGGCGCAACGCCTCAACAAGCCTTTGAAGCAGAAGAAAAGCAGCAAGACTCTTCAACCATCCCTTTGCTAGCAGCGCTTAAAGGCTTATTCGAACAAGTCTCTGAACGAAACAAACAGTTGCTACGCTTCAATCAAGTACTCGAAGACAAAGTCGAGGAACGTACCGCAGAATTGAAACGAGCGAACAAGAAGCTCGAAGAACTCTCGTTAACTGATTCACTCACTAAATTACCTAACCGTCGTTGCGCTTTTAAACAGTTAGCTTTGCATTGGCAAGAATCGAAAGAATTTGGCATGCCTTTGGTGTGCATTATGATCGATGCCGACCACTTCAAGCGGATTAATGACACATGCGGACATGATGCTGGTGACTTGGTGTTAAAAACCCTTGCGAACGAGCTGAAAAACAGGTTTCGCAACGATGATATTGTGTGTCGATTAGGGGGCGATGAATTCTTGGTGATTTGCCCAGATACCGATCTTAATGGGGGCATGCACATCGCAGAAACGACTCGACAGAAAGTGTCTGAATTAGAGGTCGAAACTGGCAACCAAGCTTGGATTGGTAGCATCAGTGTCGGTGTGGCTGAAATGACCCAAGAATTCGAAACCATGAATGAATTGATTAAAGCGGCTGACGAGTCGGTTTATTTAGCGAAAGATGCCGGTAAGAACAGCGTTTGTTCTATTCAGATCTAG